Proteins encoded in a region of the Xylocopa sonorina isolate GNS202 chromosome 1, iyXylSono1_principal, whole genome shotgun sequence genome:
- the Sugb gene encoding sugar baby transporter isoform X2, with protein sequence MFEIINKELLPIKAHYFLFNAATGPVVPFLPTIAKQLGFSGFLVGTIYTILPISGLIAKPLFGGLADKFKIHKILFLIFQVVVAISMFTIHFIPKIDTKNVVLTCNGKAFFEICSRNEFSEEIKYNVTTNSHVNVSCQVSCQASKKMYTELCSNWKVSKFCDLVNSSSILDTDTFDFTSTFDTYMDIYMRKCMYVDISSAKFSDIELHKPFCTNYVRTLCTVTCHNNPIFNQLFYEAEVSQNSIQNSTYQFYSFLWATIISWIGMAVVVSIADAICFNLLGNERRKEYGKQKMWGSIGFGIFGISAGYLVDVFSKGQLQKDYTCIFYIMLVTMIFDIIVSATLRKKNPEYSEDEPSILWELFTIFKEGNLLAFGWWCIGAGMCTSVVWNFLFWYTEDLASSSEITRLKTLQGLLTGVQCFLGELPFNFISGTVLRKLGHLNVMSLVLLMYAIRFMAYSVVSNPWYFLIIEILHGPSLGLCWPTMVSYGDKITPSGTKATIQGFIGAVFEGIGVSSGSLICGWLMDTYGGGTTLRVFSVGALLWLSSFWLIQLLVRKLKTSQIHMGHSRE encoded by the exons atgtttgaaatcatAAATAAGGAATTGCTGCCAATAAAGGCACACTACTTTTTGTTCAACGCAG CTACTGGGCCAGTAGTGCCATTTTTACCAACAATAGCAAAACAATTAGGTTTTTCTGGATTTTTAGTGGGCACAATATATACAATATTACCAATTTCCGGTTTAATAGCTAAACCTTTATTCGGAGGATTGGCTGACAAGTTTAAAAttcataaaatattatttttaatatttcaagTTGTAGTTGCAATATCTATGTTCACAATACATTTTATACCTAAGATAGATACTAAAAATGTTGTTCTCACGTGCAATGGTAAAGCATTTTTCGAGATATGCTCGAGAAATGAATTTTCTGAGGAAATTAAATATAATGTGACAACAAACTCTCATGTAAATGTATCATGTCAG GTATCGTGTCAAGCCTCAAAAAAGATGTATACAGAATTGTGTTCAAATTGGAAAGTATCTAAGTTTTGTGATTTAGTAAACTCAAGTTCTATTTTAGACACAGATACATTTGATTTTACTTCAACATTTGATACGTATATGGACATTTAC ATGCGCAAATGCATGTATGTGGATATTTCCTCTGCTAAGTTCTCAGATATTGAACTACATAAACCATTCTGCACAAATTATGTGAGAACATTATGTACAGTTACATGTCACAATAATCCAATTTTTAACCAATTATTTTACGAAGCTGAAGTTTCTCAAAATTCTATACAAAATTCAACGTATCAATTTTACTCATTTTTATGGGCAACTATAATAAGTTGGATTGGAATGGCGGTTGTAGTTAGCATAGCTGATGCTATATGTTTTAATCTTCTTG GaaacgaaagaagaaaagaatatGGAAAACAAAAGATGTGGGGTAGCATTGGTTTTGGTATTTTTGGAATAAGCGCTGGATATTTGGTAGATGTGTTTAGCAAAGGACAGCTGCAAAAAGATTACacttgtatattttatattatgttGGTCACTATGATATTTGACATTATTGTGTCTGCAACATTAAGGAAG AAAAATCCAGAATACTCTGAGGATGAACCATCAATATTGTGGGAACTGTTCACTATCTTTAAAGAGGGTAATTTATTGGCATTTGGATGGTGGTGCATAGGTGCCGGAATGTGTACCAGTGTAGTATGGAATTTTCTATTTTGGTACACCGAGGACTTAGCAAGTAGTTCTGAAATAACACGGCTAAAAACTTTACAAGGCCTTTTGACCGGTGTACAGTGTTTTTTAGGGGAACTGCCATTTAATTTCATCTCAGGAACTGTATTACGAAAATTAGGTCATTTAAACGTAATGAGTTTAGTTTTATTGATGTATGCAATTag ATTTATGGCATACAGTGTGGTTTCAAATCCATGGTACTTTTTAATTATTGAAATACTTCATGGGCCATCCTTAGGTCTTTGCTGGCCTACAATGGTATCATATGGTGACAAGATAACACCATCTGGTACCAAAGCTACTATACAAGGATTTATTGGTGCTGTATTTGAAGGAATTG GAGTATCAAGCGGTAGTTTAATATGTGGATGGTTAATGGACACGTATGGCGGTGGTACAACGTTAAGAGTATTTTCAGTAGGTGCACTACTGTGGTTATCTTCCTTTTGGCTCATTCAGCTGTTAGTACGAAAACTTAAAACATCACAGATACACATGGGACATAGTCGTGAGTAA
- the Slf gene encoding C-type lectin domain-containing protein slf isoform X1, which translates to MDLQGIDDTTKMILVPLVVVLFAALVTAQPAINEIRPQSNRPGRFLSLPIAQKCANRPKEFNYRGHNYFYSGHVPAHANQRVDWLDARNICREYCMDLVSMETQDENNLIFRLIQQNDVPYIWTSGRLCDFKGCENRRDLEPKALYGWFWSANRKKMSPTNQIPEGWSFNPWSQTGHKKLRQPDNAEFDINGTSESCLSVLNNVYKDGISWHDVACYHQKPFVCEDSEELLNYIGSNNPNIRL; encoded by the exons ATGGATCTTCAAGGGATCGACGATACTACGAAG ATGATCTTGGTGCCGCTAGTCGTGGTGCTTTTCGCAGCGTTGGTGACCGCCCAACCAGCAATAAACGAAATTCGGCCGCAAAGCAACAGACCAGGAAGATTCCTGTCTCTTCCTATAGCGCAGAAATGTGCAAATC GACCAAAAGAATTCAACTATAGAGGACACAATTACTTCTACAGTGGACACGTTCCGGCCCACGCGAACCAAAGGGTCGATTGGTTAGACGCTAGAAACATTTGCAGAGAATATTGCATGGATCTTGTATCGATGGAAACGCAAGACGAGAACAATTTAATCTTCAGACTCATCCAACAAA ACGATGTTCCTTACATTTGGACATCCGGACGTCTTTGCGACTTCAAGGGCTGCGAAAACCGACGCGATCTCGAGCCGAAAGCTCTTTACGGTTGGTTCTGGTCAGCCAACAGGAAGAAGATGTCACCAACAAATCAAATTCCCGAGGGATGGTCTTTTAATCCGTGGTCTCAGACTGGTCACAAGAAACTTAGGCAACCGGATAACGCTGAATTCGACATAAACGGCACCTCCGAGTCTTGCTTGTCCGTTTTGAACAACGTCTACAAAGATGGGATCAGCTGGCACGATGTGGCTTGCTATCATCAAAAACCATTTGTTTGCGAGGATTCTGAAGAACTTTTAAACTATATTGGCAGCAATAATCCCAACATTCGCCTTTAA
- the Tsc1 gene encoding tuberous sclerosis 1 protein hamartin — protein MNINSIGIADLFNLLESNKLGEVEEIKKVFHELFLCTKDNWLVNGLFDYYLSTNSLRAVEVLAGVRDPHDKHLLDRLSEALSKSGSNSQRIQTLTLLGHIARRQPTWLYKLASHTLFRDLLKLLKMEADTLSLMSALLLLVMLLPMLPAALGPYLPEIFEVFGRLASYYHHQSSSVFSSPMHFTSTTITGTIDKNHLYLLHLQVGLYSLFHRLYAMYPCNFISYLKQQYIQRDQLATFTHTIRPMLDSVRMHPLLVTASKDTEISAARWKKMEHHDVMAECGRFTLDKCREEVFRTANSRSTPPLDYSMCTPINISGGIAAPETSNSEDDRFWSPSMTVSPHSPQFPATSHEQRSAPSTPNNNRSGISPPEAAVEATPETTPVKDLRKMSRQVPSGSAAVCALTAFGNGTVGTSSRPSTPVPLNLSVSGSIIGSGDVNNAQGFFSHKLSKIIADRQAVIQSKSSGTVDENGRLSEMDMNQNGKNDSWQEDQEVLEIVSSQTAGKFEGSKYVEQEHHNEKLQNAFADLSQRVYQLRLCSQNQISTQVNLNSLCKIRESKSCPDIKVQKQTSSDKTSSVKVAVAKQLEETGTQTFDLLPYEYLLLGILDQKTQIYLQKRSLQDNEFRLSPTEMLDRYVEACTRAGNNSGDKMRINTMKQKQRKENDGEDEATEEDTVDVECASQLLQLMQMQLQFERQRREVHAERNRRLLGKLRDSRALEEDNCALADRLKMMEKEVEALKAELERNKREASQAENQCKEALYHWQTKCVEEQRQNQILKDRLESLELELKNEQKKIADCEQRIRSTDASLFDAGHQLRVALKAANRSKELERTLDILQKKFLLLAEAQTKLEESTGGPSPMTKQEVTQIQKSYAEELTNLRRQLESRTSLAEALKVRLSELESKEARKETQLVELQRLLQQTKDQHESELEAVESKYKAQAEINLVLESRILELHGTLEATAYNNTTANNLASSASPKERSPPLSASLASSSEGSLAFIHSGTGIIMNDCCDTAGEISNLQAIVEPASSQAPSPSRHNQQRQRNPKQD, from the exons ATGAACATTAATTCAATAGGCATTGCTGATCTCTTTAATTTATTGGAATCCAACAAACTCGGAGAGGTAGAAGAGATAAAAAAAGTATTTCACGAGCTCTTTTTATGTA CAAAAGACAATTGGTTAGTGAATGGTCTGTTCGATTATTATCTGTCCACAAATTCCTTAAGAGCTGTTGAAGTGCTAGCTGGTGTTCGCGATCCACATGATAAACATCTATTAGATCGTTTATCAGAAGCTCTTTCTAAATCTGGAAGTAACAGCCAAAGAATTCAAACTCTTACTTTGCTAGGTCATATTGCTCGTCGTCAACCAACCTGGTTATACAAGCTTGCCAGTCATACTTTATTTCGAGATTTACTTAAATTACTCAAG ATGGAAGCAGATACATTATCCCTCATGAGCGCGCTTCTTCTCTTGGTAATGTTATTACCAATGTTACCTGCTGCTTTAGGGCCATACCTTCCTGAAATTTTTGAGGTATTTGGTAGGCTGGCCTCTTATTATCATCATCAATCATCATCCGTGTTCTCTTCCCCTATGCATTTTACTTCAACAACAATAACAGGGACTATAGATAAAAaccatttatatttattacatCTGCAA GTGGGGCTGTATAGCTTATTCCACCGATTATATGCTATGTACCCTTGCAATTTCATTTCATACTTGAAACAACAATATATTCAACGCGATCAGTTAGCTACATTCACGCATACTATTAGACCAATGTTGGATTCAGTGCGTATGCATCCTTTACTTGTTACTGCATCCAAAGATACAGAGATCTCTGCAGCTAG GTGGAAGAAAATGGAACATCACGATGTTATGGCAGAATGTGGTCGTTTTACATTGGACAAATGTCGAGAAGAAGTATTTCGTACCGCAAATTCACGTTCTACGCCACCTTTAG ATTACTCTATGTGTACTCCAATAAATATTAGTGGAGGAATAGCGGCACCAGAAACTAGTAATAGTGAAGACGATAGGTTCTGGTCGCCAAGCATGACAGTTTCGCCACATAGTCCACAGTTTCCAGCTACGTCTCACGAACAACGATCTGCTCCATCAACACCTAATAACAATAGAAGTGGTATATCTCCGCCGGAAGCGGCAGTTGAAGCTACTCCTGAAACAACTCCTGTCAAG GATTTACGAAAGATGTCAAGACAAGTACCTAGCGGATCTGCTGCGGTTTGTGCTCTGACTGCGTTCGGCAATGGTACAGTAGGAACAAGTTCACGACCATCTACACCAGTTCCTTTAAATTTGTCTGTATCTGGTTCCATAATCGGAAGCGGAGATGTAAACAATGCACAGGGATTTTTTTCGCACAAGTTAAGTAAAATTATCGCGGATAGACAAGCTGTCATTCAGTCAAAGTCGTCTGGCACTGTTGACGAAAACGGAAGACTTTCAGAAATGGACATGAATCAGAATGGGAAAAACGATTCGTGGCAAGAAGATCAAGag GTTTTGGAAATTGTAAGCTCTCAAACTGCTGGAAAATTCGAGGGTTCAAAGTACGTTGAACAAGAACATCATAACGAAAAACTCCAAAATGCTTTCGCAGATTTGTCTCAAAGAGTTTATCAGTTACGTTTGTGTTCTCAGAATCAAATTTCAACACAAGTAAATTTGAACTCTCTTTGCAAA ATTCGAGAAAGCAAATCTTGTCCGGATATTAAAGTTCAGAAACAAACTAGTAGCGATAAAACAAGTTCAGTAAAAGTGGCAGTAGCGAAACAATTGGAAGAGACAGGAACACAAACGTTTGATTTGCTTCCATATGAATATTTATTGCTGGGAATTTTAGATCAAAAGACTCAAATATATTTACAAAAACGTTCCCTGCAAGATAACGAGTTTAGATTGTCGCCAACTGAAATGCTCGATCGATATGTCGAAGCTTGCACGCGTGCTGGTAACAACTCTGGTGACAAGATGA GAATTAACACAATGAAACAGAAGCAGAGGAAAGAAAACGATGGCGAAGATGAAGCGACAGAAGAAGATACCGTGGATGTCGAGTGTGCGAGTCAATTGTTACAGCTTATGCAAATGCAACTACAATTCGAACGGCAACGTAGAGAAGTCCATGCTGAACGTAACCGAAGGCTTCTTGGTAAACTAAGGGATTCGCGTGCCCTAGAAGAGGATAATTGCGCTTTG GCGGACCGTTTGAAAATGATGGAAAAAGAAGTAGAGGCCTTAAAAGCCGAATTAGAGCGCAACAAGAGAGAAGCTTCTCAAGCTGAAAATCAATGTAAAGAGGCATTATATCATTGGCAAACTAAG TGTGTAGAAGAGCAACGACAGAATCAGATACTAAAGGACCGCCTTGAATCTCTTGAACTTGAACTGAAGAACGAACAGAAAAAAATAGCGGATTGTGAACAACGAATTCGTTCAACGGATGCTTCTTTGTTTGATGCGGGTCATCAACTAAGGGTAGCTTTAAAAGCTGCCAACCGTAGTAAAGAACTAGAGCGtacacttgatattctacaaaaGAAATTCCTTCTACTTGCAGAG GCACAAACAAAGTTGGAAGAAAGTACTGGTGGTCCTTCACCAATGACAAAGCAAGAAGTAACGCAAATTCAAAAATCATACGCAGAAGAATTAACTA ATTTACGACGGCAATTAGAATCCCGAACATCTCTAGCAGAAGCCTTAAAAGTACGTTTAAGCGAACTAGAAAGCAAAGAAGCACGGAAAGAGACGCAACTTGTAGAACTACAACGGCTTTTACAACAAACGAAAGATCAGCACGAATCTGAATTAGAAGCGGTCGAGTCGAAGTACAAAGCGCAGGCTGAGATCAACCTTGTTCTTGAAAGCCGTATACTTGAACTTCACGGTACTCTAGAAGCAACAGCTTACAATAATACCACTGCGAACAATCTGGCTTCTTCAGCATCACCTAAAGAAAGATCACCGCCATTATCAGCTAGCTTAGCTTCTTCTAGCGAGGGAAGTCTTGCCTTTATTCATTCTGGTACTGGAATTATAATGAATGATTGCTGTGATACCGCAGGCGAAATTTCtaatcttcaagctatcgtggAGCCTGCATCAAGCCAGGCACCTTCGCCATCTCGTCACAATCAACAAAGACAAAGGAATCCTAAACAAgactaa
- the L(2)37cd gene encoding general transcription factor IIIC subunit l(2)37Cd, with product MQNCDMSASSDSSEENLYMQDEKDEDFKIDEKEIDSNDSNFNIPRINSDANVADNQHEVDNNQGNKYAEPELTGELKFERKFICVKYPGNVVNPDKAIETLGGIQTISTAVNTPNRRLELRFRPNDGYCKPTCGDRHNTNGFLLRVRINKSRIKKAEEAEAKVKKKQSTSTGNSNDSMTDDNETDASNTDRINLSETQDAFQYGNTENKNQETQIATNLNDPSTTLDDPAGPSDKDLLSENIKDLQDLSLNPNDGNVSKNRKNITPTFERDKYEDLSEDKDYELPKLKILGRVDTEFRFTNLCDFQYLPMTQSKEDPKKLEYIFDKIYPSNIPHYSWLKSDVPYFLPPAAFSRMDTVQQYIPKTEVNSYPDNVIGKSRKRKSGFSNFIYFSTPEVPTKPPAGIDTAMKVKFIQNVQLEQIRQIFEERPIWSKNAIMYKTKFSNERLKVLLPAVAYYFVTGPWKIMWVKLGYDPRKDTSARKYQTLDYRLKAMHGLGSTVKCKRSYSDYTLPYKSTPAAKQKTIVQNTATSQEQNFKREQDLSENVYIYREGMVPPSRQMFYQYCDVLVDEIQEMLAKLPDPLPGTKCHEKRGWLPSGIDVQCREIINKQVRAVLRKQMNIPEDHPTSLPRKRKSRIKLLNKLKGRKRKKKSDSISSTEKGEEIYDPESAAVTTENE from the exons ATGCAGAACTGTGATATGAGCGCCTCAAGTGATAGCAGTGAAGAGAATTTGTACATGCAGGATGAAAAAGATGAAGATTTTAAAATTGATGAGAAGGAAATTGACAGTAACGATTCCAATTTCAATATACCAAGAATTAATAGCGACGCGAAT GTAGCAGACAATCAGCATGAGGTAGACAACAATCAAGGGAATAAATATGCAGAACCAGAACTTACTGGGGAGCTTAAATTTGAAAGAAAGTTCATTTGCGTGAAATATCCTGGGAATGTTGTCAATCCTGATAAAGCCATAGAAACTTTGGGTGGAATTCAAACTATTTCAACG GCAGTAAATACCCCGAATCGACGTTTGGAATTAAGGTTTAGACCCAACGATGGTTATTGTAAACCAACTTGTGGCGATAGACATAATACTAATGGATTTTTGCTTAGAGTTAGAATTAATAAATCTAGAATAAAGAAAGCAGAGGAAGCTGAGGCAAAAGTGAAGAAAAAACAGTCAACTAGCACTGGAAATTCAAACGACTCAATGACCGATGATAATGAAACTGATGCAAGTAATACAGATAGAATAAATTTGTCAGAGACGCAAGATGCATTCCAATATGGTAATACAGAAAACAAAAATCAAGAAACACAAATTGCAACCAATTTGAATGATCCTTCCACTACTTTGGATGACCCTGCGGGTCCTTCTGATAAGGATTTACTTTCTGAAAATATCAAAGATTTGCAAGATTTATCATTAAACCCAAACGATGGAAATGTATCAAAGAACAGGAAAAATATAACACCAACGTTTGAACGTGATAAATATGAAGATCTTTCTGAAGACAAGGATTACGAATTACCGAAATTGAAAATTTTAGGACGAGTTGATACAGAATTTAGATTTACAA ATCTTTGCGATTTTCAATATTTACCCATGACTCAAAGTAAAGAAGATCCGAAAAAATTAGAATACATATTTGACAAAATTTATCCAAGTAATATACCACATTATTCTTGGTTAAAGAGCGATGTGCCCTATTTCTTACCACCAGCTGCATTCAGCAGAATGGACACGGTACAGCAATATATACCGAAAACTGAAGTAAATTCATATCCAGACAATGTAATAGGaaaaagcagaaaaagaaaatcgGGATTctcgaattttatatatttctcgACACCAGAGGTTCCCACTAAACCACCAGCAGGCATAGACACTGCTATGAAAGTAAAGTTCATTCAAAACGTACAATTGGAACAAATTCGTCAAATTTTTGAGGAACGACCAATTTGGTCAAAGAACGCGATAATGTATAAGACCAAATTTTCTAACGAACGATTGAAAGTTCTACTTCCTGCAGTGgcatattattttgtaactggcCCATGGAAGATTATGTGGGTGAAACTGGGCTACGACCCAAGAAAAGACACTTCTGCAAGAAAATATCAAACTTTGGACTATAGATTGAAAGCTATGC ATGGTTTGGGATCTACTGTAAAATGTAAGAGAAGTTATTCAGATTATACTTTACCGTACAAATCGACGCCAGCTGCAAAACAAAAAACGATCGTGCAAAATACAGCTACAAGCCAAGAACAGAATTTCAAAAGGGAACAAGATTTAAGCGAAAATGTGTATATTTATCGAGAAGGAATGGTACCTCCCTCCAGACAAATGTTTTATCAG TACTGCGATGTTCTTGTGGATGAAATACAAGAAATGTTAGCAAAATTACCTGATCCTTTGCCAGGTACCAAGTGTCACGAGAAAAGGGGTTGGTTACCAAGTGGTATTGACGTGCAATGTAGAGAAATTATTAATAAACAAGTTCGAGCTGTTTTGAGGAAACAAATGAATATACCCGAAGATC ATCCCACGTCATTACCACGAAAACGTAAATCCAGAATTAAATTGCTCAATAAACTTAAAGgtaggaaaagaaagaaaaagagtgaTTCGATTTCTAGTACAGAAAAAGGTGAAGAAATATATGACCCTGAATCCGCTGCAGTTACAACAGAAAATGAGTAA
- the Sugb gene encoding sugar baby transporter isoform X1, whose translation MFEIINKELLPIKAHYFLFNAATGPVVPFLPTIAKQLGFSGFLVGTIYTILPISGLIAKPLFGGLADKFKIHKILFLIFQVVVAISMFTIHFIPKIDTKNVVLTCNGKAFFEICSRNEFSEEIKYNVTTNSHVNVSCQVSCQASKKMYTELCSNWKVSKFCDLVNSSSILDTDTFDFTSTFDTYMDIYMRKCMYVDISSAKFSDIELHKPFCTNYVRTLCTVTCHNNPIFNQLFYEAEVSQNSIQNSTYQFYSFLWATIISWIGMAVVVSIADAICFNLLGNERRKEYGKQKMWGSIGFGIFGISAGYLVDVFSKGQLQKDYTCIFYIMLVTMIFDIIVSATLRKKNPEYSEDEPSILWELFTIFKEGNLLAFGWWCIGAGMCTSVVWNFLFWYTEDLASSSEITRLKTLQGLLTGVQCFLGELPFNFISGTVLRKLGHLNVMSLVLLMYAIRFMAYSVVSNPWYFLIIEILHGPSLGLCWPTMVSYGDKITPSGTKATIQGFIGAVFEGIGVSSGSLICGWLMDTYGGGTTLRVFSVGALLWLSSFWLIQLLVRKLKTSQIHMGHSHLINYANPDDVTLMSMSRELQTY comes from the exons atgtttgaaatcatAAATAAGGAATTGCTGCCAATAAAGGCACACTACTTTTTGTTCAACGCAG CTACTGGGCCAGTAGTGCCATTTTTACCAACAATAGCAAAACAATTAGGTTTTTCTGGATTTTTAGTGGGCACAATATATACAATATTACCAATTTCCGGTTTAATAGCTAAACCTTTATTCGGAGGATTGGCTGACAAGTTTAAAAttcataaaatattatttttaatatttcaagTTGTAGTTGCAATATCTATGTTCACAATACATTTTATACCTAAGATAGATACTAAAAATGTTGTTCTCACGTGCAATGGTAAAGCATTTTTCGAGATATGCTCGAGAAATGAATTTTCTGAGGAAATTAAATATAATGTGACAACAAACTCTCATGTAAATGTATCATGTCAG GTATCGTGTCAAGCCTCAAAAAAGATGTATACAGAATTGTGTTCAAATTGGAAAGTATCTAAGTTTTGTGATTTAGTAAACTCAAGTTCTATTTTAGACACAGATACATTTGATTTTACTTCAACATTTGATACGTATATGGACATTTAC ATGCGCAAATGCATGTATGTGGATATTTCCTCTGCTAAGTTCTCAGATATTGAACTACATAAACCATTCTGCACAAATTATGTGAGAACATTATGTACAGTTACATGTCACAATAATCCAATTTTTAACCAATTATTTTACGAAGCTGAAGTTTCTCAAAATTCTATACAAAATTCAACGTATCAATTTTACTCATTTTTATGGGCAACTATAATAAGTTGGATTGGAATGGCGGTTGTAGTTAGCATAGCTGATGCTATATGTTTTAATCTTCTTG GaaacgaaagaagaaaagaatatGGAAAACAAAAGATGTGGGGTAGCATTGGTTTTGGTATTTTTGGAATAAGCGCTGGATATTTGGTAGATGTGTTTAGCAAAGGACAGCTGCAAAAAGATTACacttgtatattttatattatgttGGTCACTATGATATTTGACATTATTGTGTCTGCAACATTAAGGAAG AAAAATCCAGAATACTCTGAGGATGAACCATCAATATTGTGGGAACTGTTCACTATCTTTAAAGAGGGTAATTTATTGGCATTTGGATGGTGGTGCATAGGTGCCGGAATGTGTACCAGTGTAGTATGGAATTTTCTATTTTGGTACACCGAGGACTTAGCAAGTAGTTCTGAAATAACACGGCTAAAAACTTTACAAGGCCTTTTGACCGGTGTACAGTGTTTTTTAGGGGAACTGCCATTTAATTTCATCTCAGGAACTGTATTACGAAAATTAGGTCATTTAAACGTAATGAGTTTAGTTTTATTGATGTATGCAATTag ATTTATGGCATACAGTGTGGTTTCAAATCCATGGTACTTTTTAATTATTGAAATACTTCATGGGCCATCCTTAGGTCTTTGCTGGCCTACAATGGTATCATATGGTGACAAGATAACACCATCTGGTACCAAAGCTACTATACAAGGATTTATTGGTGCTGTATTTGAAGGAATTG GAGTATCAAGCGGTAGTTTAATATGTGGATGGTTAATGGACACGTATGGCGGTGGTACAACGTTAAGAGTATTTTCAGTAGGTGCACTACTGTGGTTATCTTCCTTTTGGCTCATTCAGCTGTTAGTACGAAAACTTAAAACATCACAGATACACATGGGACATAGTC ACTTGATAAATTACGCTAATCCAGATGATGTGACACTTATGAGTATGAGTCGCGAATTACAAACTTATTAA
- the Slf gene encoding C-type lectin domain-containing protein slf isoform X2 → MILVPLVVVLFAALVTAQPAINEIRPQSNRPGRFLSLPIAQKCANRPKEFNYRGHNYFYSGHVPAHANQRVDWLDARNICREYCMDLVSMETQDENNLIFRLIQQNDVPYIWTSGRLCDFKGCENRRDLEPKALYGWFWSANRKKMSPTNQIPEGWSFNPWSQTGHKKLRQPDNAEFDINGTSESCLSVLNNVYKDGISWHDVACYHQKPFVCEDSEELLNYIGSNNPNIRL, encoded by the exons ATGATCTTGGTGCCGCTAGTCGTGGTGCTTTTCGCAGCGTTGGTGACCGCCCAACCAGCAATAAACGAAATTCGGCCGCAAAGCAACAGACCAGGAAGATTCCTGTCTCTTCCTATAGCGCAGAAATGTGCAAATC GACCAAAAGAATTCAACTATAGAGGACACAATTACTTCTACAGTGGACACGTTCCGGCCCACGCGAACCAAAGGGTCGATTGGTTAGACGCTAGAAACATTTGCAGAGAATATTGCATGGATCTTGTATCGATGGAAACGCAAGACGAGAACAATTTAATCTTCAGACTCATCCAACAAA ACGATGTTCCTTACATTTGGACATCCGGACGTCTTTGCGACTTCAAGGGCTGCGAAAACCGACGCGATCTCGAGCCGAAAGCTCTTTACGGTTGGTTCTGGTCAGCCAACAGGAAGAAGATGTCACCAACAAATCAAATTCCCGAGGGATGGTCTTTTAATCCGTGGTCTCAGACTGGTCACAAGAAACTTAGGCAACCGGATAACGCTGAATTCGACATAAACGGCACCTCCGAGTCTTGCTTGTCCGTTTTGAACAACGTCTACAAAGATGGGATCAGCTGGCACGATGTGGCTTGCTATCATCAAAAACCATTTGTTTGCGAGGATTCTGAAGAACTTTTAAACTATATTGGCAGCAATAATCCCAACATTCGCCTTTAA